One Panicum virgatum strain AP13 chromosome 3N, P.virgatum_v5, whole genome shotgun sequence DNA segment encodes these proteins:
- the LOC120667041 gene encoding thaumatin-like pathogenesis-related protein 1 translates to MPAYSSVVFLLLAAFVAGASAATFTITNRCSFTVWPAATPVGGGAQLNTGGAWTITVPAGTQSGRVWGRTGCSFSGGRGRCATGDCGGAFSCTLSGQPPMTLAEFTIGGAMDSYDISVIDGFNVGMAFSCSTGVCLVCRDAGCPDAYHQPPDRKTHTCAANSNYQVTFCP, encoded by the coding sequence ATGCCTGCCTACTCCtcggtcgtcttcctcctcctcgccgccttcGTGGCCGGTGCTAGCGCGGCCACGTTCACCATCACCAACAGGTGCAGCTTCACggtgtggccggcggcgaccccCGTGGGCGGGGGCGCGCAGCTCAACACGGGTGGGGCCTGGACCATCACCGTGCCCGCCGGCACCCAGTCCGGCAGGGTGTGGGGCCGCACGGGGTGCTCCTTCAGCGGCGGGAGGGGGCGGTGCGCGACCGGCGACTGCGGCGGCGCCTTCTCCTGCACCCTCTCCGGGCAGCCTCCGATGACGCTGGCCGAGTTCACCATCGGCGGCGCCATGGACTCGTACGACATCTCGGTGATCGACGGCTTCAACGTCGGCATGGCCTTCTCCTGCAGCACCGGCGTGTGCCTGGTGTGCCGGGACGCCGGCTGCCCCGACGCGTACCACCAGCCCCCGGACAGGAAGACCCACACCTGCGCCGCCAACAGCAACTACCAGGTCACCTTCTGCCCGTGA